A single genomic interval of Schistocerca gregaria isolate iqSchGreg1 unplaced genomic scaffold, iqSchGreg1.2 ptg000400l, whole genome shotgun sequence harbors:
- the LOC126311253 gene encoding ABC transporter C family member 3-like yields MPSHKFKESSSLADSTENDRIEGRSVSSSKLPARHNGPSFTGNPFSLLYLLPSLKVLKVGAKAKLNYNNYFKLRKKDSVRSLCKDFDRLWEEQLESKEPSLFAVLEKICIVDFILCMLLLVINAALQYNLPLLLPYVIDWLMSNNVPTWWMYLYSGTIFLANCSASIASQHAQLQAWRLGLRIRSCLVGAIYKKALKVRPNRYQTSGMIVNYMSTDCQIILDTFSFFLQGCISPAQIAITVGLLSMQIGPFSAISLGLSILILPLTGFVTKKLIDARHTIQKAVDIRIKLVKEFLFAIRIIKYYAWEKPFSRNIAEAREIEIIRLKKMFTTRLALIFLLFNVPGFGVGFTFFFYGLGHTLELRNVFTSLALLNLLRVPFMLLPISLTFFGQYTVSLRRIQKFLLQPELRQVVNSDEIKIGSMLITNGDFSWETKEDIEMEQRNEHKIRKEESKIERQRKRAIKHLDKGTEQSEQKTVTSERRESGHDRKVVSVLSNINLKVDPGTLTMIVGSVGSGKSSLVGALLHELSLNSGTVLVNGSIAYAAQDSWIFNGTIRENVLFGKPFDQTWYEEVINASTLSVDLKLFPTSDMTEIGERGTNLSGGQRQRISIARAMYSRSDIVILDDPLSAVDPHVAELLFKNVILAMHQANRTVFLVTNQLYFLPHADHIVLMKKGRIVDQGTYRYLLTESKEFIKLQKSTKIQVEPEGSEHGVDYEVQEQIEKLKHAQKTKEFKVDPKKDEENKRKGLLVQEEHTEEGGVSFETLKSHILMGGVICFITAIFFLALSTASRTYGSIWLSDWANPLKNDYTKEQYLGVYMGLVLGESIMSLGFSFFIIVFTISVSRKVHHGLFHSISRAPVSWYDSTPIGRILTRFSNDINIIDTLLTQQIEQMLNIFFQLLGIIINICIGTPLVSVIVVIAGFLFVFVIGFYRRTSIQIQRQEAITRSPIFVNFTESLDGAATIRAYKLNKEFEELNKSKVELNVLTFLTLRYCAHWFGLTLDFLGNIVVLLTFLTVGIIRIYIPGFSDIGFMTNALSSSGSITQTLAQFSLLIADVETKLNSIERVLEYMKLPEEPPDSIEETKPSDSWPHEGHIMFDNVSLEYTKGVPVLNNISLEIKPCEKIGIVGRTGAGKTTLVTALFRITELSNGRIIIDGVDISSLGVHDLRSKLSIIPQTPTMFTGTLRYNLDPLNQYTDEEIWRALKLVKLDHYVKTLDGGLFSFVDENGSNFSAGQRQLLSMERCILRNAKVLLLDEATAAVDTNTDAQIQKMIRKLFKDVTVLTIAHRLDTIMDNDRILVLDRGKVVEFDKPSVLLKNPAGYLYNMVEATGPETSQYLRDIANGEKSVVESIKAIQKLKKRK; encoded by the exons ATGCCAAGCCACAAATTCAAGGAATCTAGTTCCCTAGCAGATTCTACTGAAAACGACAGAATTGAAGGGCGTTCG GTATCCTCAAGTAAACTACCTGCTCGTCACAATGGACCTTCCTTTACTGGCAATCCATTCAGTCTCTTGTATTTACTACCTTCATTAAAAGTTCTGAAAGTGGGTGCAAAGGCCAAGCTGAACTACAACAACTATTTTAAATTGAGAAAAAAAGACTCCGTCAGATCTCTATGTAAAGATTTCGATAGACTATGGGAAGAACAGCTCGAATCTAAAGA GCCTTCCTTGTTTGCAGTCTTAGAAAAGATTTGTATAGTAGACTTTATCCTCTGCATGTTATTACTTGTCATCAATG CCGCTCTGCAATATAATCTACCCCTCTTACTGCCCTATGTGATTGATTGGCTTATGAGCAACAATGTGCCTACCTGGTGGATGTATTTGTACTCCGGAACGATTTTTCTTGCTAACTGTAGTGCATCGATTGCTAGCCAACATGCTCAACTACAAGCATGGCGTCTTGGTCTTCGAATCCGGTCTTGCCTTGTCGGTGCAATATACAAAAAAGCGTTAAAAGTTCGACCGAACCGTTATCAGACCTCTGGTATGATAGTTAACTACATGTCTACTGACTGTCAAATCATTTTGGACACGTTTAGCTTTTTCTTGCAAGGATGCATATCACCGGCTCAAATTGCTATTACAGTTGGTCTGTTATCTATGCAAATAGGTCCATTTTCTGCAATTTCTCTTGGATTGTCAATTTTGATACTCCCCTTGACAGGTTTCGTTACCAAGAAATTGATAGACGCGCGACATACAATTCAAAAGGCTGTTGACATCAGGATAAAACTGGTAAAGGAGTTTCTATTTGCAATAAGGATTATCAAATATTACGCTTGGGAAAAACCCTTCTCTCGCAACATAGCAGAAGCACGAGAAATAGAAATCATACGTCTTAAAAAAATGTTCACTACCCGATTGGCTCTGATATTCCTTTTGTTTAACGTACCAGGATTTGGAGTCGGATTCACGTTCTTTTTCTACGGACTTGGTCATACGCTGGAATTAAGAAACGTTTTCACATCATTGGCTCTACTGAATCTTCTACGTGTCCCATTTATGTTGTTGCCTATATCCTTGACATTTTTTGGTCAGTACACAGTCTCCCTTAGGCGTATCCAAAAATTTCTACTTCAACCAGAGTTAAGGCAAGTTGTAAATTCGGACGAAATCAAAATTGGTAGCATGTTGATTACGAATGGGGATTTTtcttgggaaacgaaagaagacatTGAGATGGAACAAAGGAATGAACATAAAATTCGAAAAGAAGAATCAAAAATTGAAAGACAAAGGAAAAGGGCAATCAAGCACTTAGATAAAGGAACTGAACAAAGTGAACAAAAAACAGTCACTAGTGAAAGAAGGGAAAGCGGCCATGATCGAAAAGTAGTCTCTGTGTTATCAAACATAAATTTGAAGGTTGATCCTGGAACACTGACTATGATTGTAGGATCTGTTGGATCAGGAAAATCTAGTTTAGTCGGCGCGCTTTTGCACGAATTAAGTCTAAATTCCGGAACGGTACTGGTAAATGGTAGTATTGCTTACGCAGCTCAGGATTCATGGATCTTCAACGGAACAATCCGCGAAAATGTACTTTTTGGGAAGCCATTTGACCAAACTTGGTACGAAGAAGTGATTAATGCTAGTACTCTTTCAGTAGATTTAAAACTTTTCCCTACTTCGGATATGACTGAAATTGGTGAGCGCGGTACAAATCTAAGTGGTGGCCAACGTCAGCGTATCTCTATAGCTCGTGCTATGTACAGTCGCTCTGATATTGTAATCTTGGACGACCCTCTTTCTGCTGTAGATCCTCATGTTGCTGAACTTCTGTTTAAAAACGTGATCTTAGCTATGCATCAGGCCAATCGAACTGTGTTTTTGGTAACAAACCAGTTATACTTTCTGCCGCATGCTGATCACATAGTGCTGATGAAAAAAGGTAGGATTGTCGATCAAGGTACTTATCGATACCTGCTCACGGAATCCAAGGAATTTATAAAGTTACAGAAGTCTACGAAAATCCAAGTAGAACCAGAAGGATCAGAGCATGGTGTCGATTACGAAGTGCAAGAACAAATCGAAAAGTTGAAACATGCTCAAAAGACCAAGGAGTTTAAAGTTGATCCGAAAAAAGACGAAGAGAATAAAAGGAAGGGATTACTGGTTCAGGAAGAACATACAGAAGAGGGAGGTGTTAGCTTCGAAACATTGAAATCTCACATTTTAATGGGTGGCGTAATATGTTTCATAACGGCAATCTTCTTTCTAGCACTTTCAACGGCATCCAGGACGTACGGATCGATTTGGCTTTCGGATTGGGCGAATCCGCTTAAAAATGACTACACTAAAGAGCAATATCTAGGAGTTTATATGGGTCTGGTTTTGGGAGAGTCAATCATGTCActtggtttttcttttttcattatcgTCTTTACAATATCGGTATCAAGAAAAGTACATCATGGACTTTTCCATTCTATATCAAGAgcacctgtttcttggtatgacTCAACACCAATTGGCCGTATCTTGACACGATTCTCAAACGATATCAATATTATCGACACCCTGTTAACTCAACAAATTGAGCAAATGCTTAACATCTTTTTCCAACTGCTTGGTATCATCATAAATATCTGTATCGGTACACCGCTTGTGTCTGTCATAGTGGTGATTGCAGGGTTCCTATTTGTTTTCGTCATTGGATTTTATCGAAGAACGTCAATCCAAATCCAACGCCAAGAAGCCATCACTCGTTCGCCGATTTTCGTGAACTTTACGGAGTCTCTAGACGGCGCAGCGACTATTCGCGCCTACAAATTGAACAAAGAGTTTGAAGAACTCAACAAGTCTAAAGTCGAATTGAATGTTCTCACATTTTTGACTCTTCGTTATTGCGCCCATTGGTTCGGACTGACCTTGGATTTCTTAGGAAACATTGTTGTATTACTGACCTTTTTAACGGTTGGAATCATTCGCATATACATACCTGGCTTTTCTGATATAGGTTTTATGACAAATGCACTGTCAAGCTCTGGTAGTATTACTCAAACTCTGGCCCAATTTTCGCTGCTCATAGCCGATGTGGAAACAAAGTTGAATTCCATAGAGCGCGTTTTAGAATATATGAAGCTACCAGAAGAACCTCCAGATTCTATAGAAGAAACAAAGCCAAGCGATTCTTGGCCTCACGAAGGGCACATCATGTTTGACAACGTATCACTTGAATACACCAAGGGTGTACCTGTGTTAAACAATATCAGTCTCGAAATTAAGCCATGTGAAAAAATAGGCATTGTTGGTCGTACTGGTGCTGGAAAAACCACCTTAGTTACAGCATTGTTCCGAATTACAGAATTATCTAATGGGCGTATAATAATAGACGGTGTTGACATTTCCAGTCTCGGGGTCCACGATCTACGAAGTAAACTTTCTATCATTCCACAGACTCCAACTATGTTCACAGGAACTCTAAGATACAACTTGGACCCACTAAACCAGTACACCGATGAAGAAATTTGGCGCGCACTTAAATTGGTCAAGCTCGATCACTATGTCAAAACACTAGATGGCGGGCTGTTCTCGTTCGTAGATGAAAATGGGTCAAACTTTTCAGCTGGGCAACGCCAATTGCTTAGCATGGAAAGATGCATACTCAGAAATGCCAAAGTTTTGCTACTTGATGAGGCCACTGCAGCAGTCGATACGAACACGGACGCTCAGATTCAGAAAATGATTCGTAAACTTTTCAAGGACGTCACCGTTTTAACGATTGCTCACAGACTCGATACAATTATGGACAATGATCGAATATTAGTACTGGACAGAGGAAAAGTCGTTGAATTCGATAAGCCCTCTGTACTACTTAAAAATCCAGCAGGATACTTATATAATATGGTAGAAGCTACCGGACCAGAGACAAGTCAATATTTGAGAGATATCGCAAACGGCGAAAAATCTGTGGTAGAGTCAATCAAGGCaattcaaaaattgaaaaaaagaaagtaG